One window from the genome of Paraclostridium sordellii encodes:
- the ispF gene encoding 2-C-methyl-D-erythritol 2,4-cyclodiphosphate synthase — MRVGMGYDVHKLVENRKLILGGVEIPHEKGLLGHSDADVLLHAIMDSILGALALGDIGKHFPDTDEKFKGADSMKLLEHVYNLIKEKGYVIGNLDATIIAQAPKMAPHIQDMRFNIARVLNTDIDNINVKATTEEGLGFTGNKEGISSQSICLLVKIDNNK, encoded by the coding sequence ATGAGAGTAGGAATGGGTTATGACGTTCATAAATTAGTTGAAAATAGAAAGTTAATATTAGGCGGAGTTGAAATACCACATGAGAAAGGCTTGTTAGGTCATTCAGATGCAGATGTATTACTTCATGCGATAATGGATTCTATATTAGGAGCGTTAGCATTAGGAGATATAGGTAAGCACTTCCCTGATACAGATGAAAAATTTAAAGGTGCAGATAGTATGAAACTATTAGAACATGTATATAATTTAATAAAAGAAAAAGGTTATGTTATAGGGAATTTAGATGCTACTATAATAGCTCAAGCACCAAAGATGGCACCTCATATACAAGACATGAGATTTAATATAGCAAGAGTGCTAAATACAGATATAGATAATATAAATGTTAAGGCTACAACAGAAGAAGGATTAGGATTTACAGGTAATAAAGAGGGAATTTCTTCACAGAGTATATGTTTACTAGTTAAGATTGACAATAATAAATAA
- the disA gene encoding DNA integrity scanning diadenylate cyclase DisA, which produces MSDFFSGKKAISTLKMISPGTSLRLGIDHVLKAKTGGLIVIADGDDVMKIVDGGFQINAEYSPAYLYELAKMDGAIVLSGDIKTILYANAQLIPDYSIETSETGTRHRTAERVAKQTGSIVIAISQRRNVITVYQDDKKYVIEDISKIFTKANQALQTLEKYKAVLDQAIISLTALEFKDLVTLYDVILVVQKIEMVMRVTNIIEKYIVELGIEGTLLSMQVDELMGTTKIDQNQILKDYKRNDMTLAEFKKKIISLSSEELLDLANIAKMIGYTGFTESMDMPVRPRGYRILNKIHRLPSTIIENLVNYFEDFQDILDATTEDLDDVEGIGEIRAKYIKNGLIKMQELSLIDRHI; this is translated from the coding sequence ATGAGTGATTTTTTTAGTGGGAAAAAAGCAATAAGTACATTAAAAATGATATCTCCTGGTACTAGTCTTAGACTAGGTATAGACCATGTTTTAAAAGCTAAAACAGGTGGTCTTATTGTTATAGCTGATGGTGATGACGTAATGAAAATAGTAGATGGAGGTTTTCAGATAAATGCTGAATACTCTCCTGCATACTTATATGAACTTGCTAAAATGGATGGGGCTATAGTATTAAGTGGGGATATAAAAACTATACTTTATGCAAATGCACAGCTTATTCCAGACTATTCTATAGAAACTAGTGAAACAGGAACTAGACATAGAACAGCGGAAAGAGTAGCTAAACAAACAGGGTCAATAGTAATAGCTATATCACAGAGAAGAAATGTTATAACTGTCTATCAAGATGATAAAAAATATGTAATAGAAGATATATCTAAAATATTCACGAAAGCTAATCAGGCATTACAAACGTTAGAAAAATATAAAGCGGTTTTAGATCAAGCTATAATAAGTTTAACTGCATTAGAATTTAAGGACTTAGTAACTTTATATGATGTAATACTTGTAGTTCAAAAAATAGAAATGGTTATGAGAGTTACAAATATAATTGAAAAATATATAGTTGAACTAGGTATAGAAGGAACATTATTAAGTATGCAGGTTGATGAATTAATGGGGACAACTAAAATTGATCAAAATCAAATTTTAAAAGATTATAAAAGAAATGATATGACTTTAGCTGAATTTAAGAAAAAGATTATATCATTATCTTCAGAGGAATTATTAGATTTAGCTAATATAGCTAAAATGATTGGATATACTGGATTCACAGAGAGTATGGACATGCCAGTTAGACCAAGAGGATATAGAATTTTAAATAAAATTCATAGGTTACCAAGCACTATAATAGAAAATCTAGTAAATTACTTTGAAGATTTCCAAGATATATTAGATGCCACTACTGAGGACTTAGATGATGTTGAAGGTATAGGTGAAATAAGAGCTAAGTATATAAAAAATGGACTTATAAAAATGCAAGAATTATCGCTTATTGATAGACACATATAG
- a CDS encoding PIN/TRAM domain-containing protein has product MLSKIIRVMIGILGFAVGMTTYISSARNFPVLSFGSELYGFIGSIVIGLVIGFMFYILGPWIMNKSKKIAKDMDKEISKYPQTDIILGSIGLIVGLVIAYLVSQLILSLNIPIVGNLLSLFTYVFVGYLGIRIALKSKDDIFNLNKLTRLAPNKDKGTKKEKSIPPKVLDTSVIIDGRIAEICQTGFIEGKLVIPTFVLDELRHIADSSDDLKRVRGRRGLDILNIIQKELNIEVEISTKDFDDIAEVDAKLLKLAETLGGKVVTNDYNLNKVAQVQGVEVLNINELANAIKPVAIPGEYMIVQVVKEGKESNQGIAYLDDGTMIVVDGGKKYMGETIRVLVTSVLQTPAGRMIFGKPKAD; this is encoded by the coding sequence TTGTTATCAAAAATAATAAGAGTAATGATAGGAATCTTAGGATTTGCTGTAGGTATGACGACTTATATATCATCAGCTAGAAACTTTCCTGTACTTTCATTTGGATCAGAATTATATGGATTTATAGGTTCAATAGTAATTGGGTTAGTAATAGGATTCATGTTTTATATTTTGGGACCTTGGATTATGAATAAGTCTAAAAAAATAGCAAAAGACATGGATAAGGAAATATCAAAATATCCCCAGACTGATATAATATTAGGAAGTATAGGATTAATAGTAGGTCTTGTTATTGCATATTTAGTCAGTCAATTGATATTATCACTTAACATACCTATAGTAGGAAATTTATTATCACTATTTACATATGTATTTGTGGGTTATTTAGGGATAAGAATTGCACTTAAAAGTAAAGATGACATATTTAACTTAAATAAACTAACAAGATTAGCACCAAATAAAGATAAGGGAACTAAAAAAGAAAAAAGTATACCACCTAAAGTTTTAGACACTAGTGTCATAATTGATGGTAGAATAGCAGAAATATGCCAAACTGGGTTTATAGAAGGTAAGCTTGTAATACCAACTTTTGTGTTAGATGAACTAAGACATATAGCTGACTCATCTGATGATTTAAAAAGAGTTAGAGGTAGAAGAGGTTTAGATATACTAAACATAATACAAAAAGAGCTGAATATAGAAGTAGAAATAAGTACTAAGGACTTTGATGATATAGCTGAAGTTGATGCTAAGTTATTAAAACTAGCAGAAACACTTGGAGGTAAAGTTGTAACTAATGATTATAACCTAAATAAGGTTGCCCAAGTTCAAGGTGTAGAAGTTCTTAATATAAATGAATTAGCAAATGCTATCAAGCCGGTAGCTATACCTGGAGAATATATGATAGTACAAGTTGTAAAAGAGGGTAAAGAATCAAATCAGGGTATTGCATACCTTGATGATGGAACTATGATAGTAGTTGATGGTGGAAAGAAATATATGGGAGAAACTATAAGAGTTTTAGTAACTTCTGTATTACAAACACCAGCAGGAAGAATGATATTTGGAAAACCAAAAGCTGATTAA
- the radA gene encoding DNA repair protein RadA, whose translation MAKIKTKYVCQECGYENSKWLGKCPECSNWNTFVEEIEEKRSKSNKEVFIIDKSSSRPLNINSIETIKEQRFSTCINELDRVLGGGVVKGSLVLVGGDPGIGKSTLLIQVSSNVANSGKKVLYISGEESASQIKMRAQRLGIKSDNLYIFAENNLSIIEAHLESVNPDLIIVDSIQTVFSPEITSAPGTVSQIKEGTSRFMKISKKMGISTFVVGHVTKEGALAGPKVLEHMVDTVLYFEGERFNTYRLVRAVKNRFGSTNELGVFEMREIGLVELENPSKILISEKPKDVAGSVIISTVEGTRPMLLELQALVSPTSFGIPKRTATGVDYNRVSLLMAVLEKRVGMQIQNQDVYINVVGGIKINEPSIDLGIVMSIASSFRNIPIDGNVAITGEVGLTGEIRAVSFIEKRIAECKKLGFTKIIIPKSNHEAVKDIKGIDICPVDSVRQAINIVLGGNR comes from the coding sequence ATGGCAAAGATAAAAACTAAATACGTGTGTCAAGAGTGTGGATATGAAAATAGCAAATGGCTAGGAAAATGTCCAGAATGTAGTAATTGGAATACTTTTGTAGAGGAAATAGAAGAAAAACGTTCTAAGTCTAATAAGGAAGTATTTATTATAGATAAATCTTCATCTAGACCTTTAAATATAAACTCAATAGAAACAATAAAGGAACAAAGATTTTCTACATGTATAAATGAGCTAGATAGAGTTTTAGGTGGAGGAGTTGTAAAAGGATCATTAGTATTAGTTGGAGGAGATCCAGGGATTGGAAAATCTACACTACTTATTCAAGTGTCAAGTAATGTAGCTAATAGTGGGAAAAAAGTATTATACATATCAGGTGAAGAATCTGCATCTCAAATAAAAATGAGGGCTCAAAGATTAGGGATTAAATCCGATAATTTATATATATTTGCTGAGAATAATTTAAGCATAATAGAGGCTCATTTAGAAAGTGTTAATCCAGATTTAATAATTGTTGACTCAATACAAACAGTCTTTAGTCCTGAGATTACATCAGCTCCAGGTACTGTTAGTCAAATAAAAGAAGGTACATCAAGATTTATGAAAATTTCTAAAAAAATGGGTATATCAACCTTTGTAGTTGGACATGTAACTAAAGAGGGTGCTTTAGCTGGTCCAAAAGTATTAGAGCATATGGTAGATACTGTGCTTTACTTTGAAGGAGAGAGGTTTAACACATATAGATTAGTAAGAGCTGTTAAAAATAGATTTGGATCAACCAATGAATTAGGTGTATTTGAAATGAGAGAAATTGGACTAGTTGAACTAGAGAACCCATCTAAAATTCTTATATCAGAAAAACCTAAAGATGTAGCAGGGTCAGTAATTATTTCAACTGTAGAAGGAACTCGTCCTATGCTACTAGAATTACAAGCTCTAGTTTCACCAACAAGTTTTGGTATACCTAAGAGAACAGCAACAGGAGTAGATTATAATAGAGTATCTTTATTAATGGCTGTTTTAGAGAAAAGAGTAGGTATGCAAATACAAAATCAAGATGTATATATCAATGTAGTTGGAGGAATAAAAATAAATGAACCTTCAATAGATTTAGGAATAGTTATGTCAATAGCATCTAGTTTTAGAAATATACCTATAGATGGTAATGTTGCTATAACTGGAGAGGTTGGACTTACAGGAGAAATAAGAGCTGTAAGTTTTATAGAAAAGAGAATTGCTGAATGTAAAAAATTAGGATTTACAAAAATAATAATTCCAAAGAGTAATCATGAAGCAGTAAAAGATATAAAAGGTATAGATATATGTCCTGTTGATAGTGTAAGACAAGCTATAAATATAGTATTAGGAGGAAATAGATAG
- the ispD gene encoding 2-C-methyl-D-erythritol 4-phosphate cytidylyltransferase: MNGVIIVAAGTGSRMKKNINKQFIKLDNKEIIAYTIDKFYINNEIDDIVVVIKKDEEDYFKENILEKYNFKNIKIAYGGEERQDSVYNGIQKLDKNCEVVLVHDGARPFVTEEIINNSIQEAKKHNAVVVGVKVKDTIKVVGEEGNIVDTPNRKYLWSVQTPQVFKYDIITKAYENAYNENYYGTDDAMLVEKIGYDVKMIEGSYDNIKITTQEDLNFGEQILRK, from the coding sequence GTGAATGGAGTTATAATAGTAGCAGCTGGAACAGGAAGTAGAATGAAAAAAAATATAAATAAACAATTTATTAAATTAGATAATAAAGAGATTATAGCTTATACAATAGACAAGTTTTATATAAATAATGAAATAGATGATATCGTTGTAGTAATAAAAAAGGATGAGGAAGATTATTTTAAAGAAAATATATTAGAAAAATATAATTTTAAAAATATAAAAATAGCTTATGGCGGAGAAGAAAGACAAGATTCAGTGTATAATGGAATTCAAAAGCTTGATAAAAACTGTGAAGTTGTTTTAGTGCATGATGGGGCAAGACCTTTTGTAACTGAGGAAATAATAAATAATTCAATCCAAGAAGCTAAAAAGCATAATGCAGTTGTTGTTGGAGTTAAAGTAAAGGATACTATAAAAGTTGTTGGGGAAGAAGGAAATATAGTAGATACCCCAAATAGAAAGTATTTATGGTCAGTGCAAACTCCACAAGTTTTTAAATATGATATAATCACAAAAGCATATGAAAATGCATATAATGAAAATTATTACGGAACAGATGATGCAATGTTAGTAGAGAAAATAGGATATGATGTTAAAATGATTGAAGGATCATATGATAATATAAAAATAACAACACAAGAAGATTTAAATTTTGGAGAACAAATATTAAGAAAATAG
- the gltX gene encoding glutamate--tRNA ligase, which yields MSVRVRFAPSPTGFVHIGSLRTALYNYLFAKRMGGEYILRVEDTDRTRIVDGAIENMLEAMAWAGVNHTEGVVLGENKEITQVGEYGPYIQSERLDIYKDYIQQLLDNGKAYYCFCSKERLDEVREKQKEAGETPKYDGNCRNLSKEEVEAKLAAGEEYVIRLKLPENHVIKFTDLVRGETEFNTDELDDQVLIKTDGFPTYHFAVVIDDHLMKITHVIRGEEWISSTPKHVYLYEAFGWEAPTFVHLPNILNKEKKKLSKRHGDVAVEDFKKKGYLPEGLVNYVALVGWSPDDNQELFTMKELEEHFSIERVSKSGGVFDTDKLNWVNQHYIKDASDEYITDLAIPFLIEAGYITEEDAKNRYDFVKDMVSVVKEKLQYVKEVTEHVNIFFGDKVELETEECREFLKLEHIPTLINALEEKIGAAEEINEEAFKAMLKEIQKEHGIKGKNLFMGTRIILTGQMHGPDLPKAAAVIGKDMCLNRIKYVKENLL from the coding sequence ATGAGTGTTAGAGTAAGATTTGCTCCAAGTCCTACTGGATTTGTACATATAGGTAGTTTAAGAACGGCTTTATACAACTACTTATTTGCAAAAAGAATGGGCGGAGAATACATATTAAGAGTTGAAGATACAGATAGAACAAGAATCGTTGATGGTGCAATAGAGAACATGTTAGAAGCTATGGCATGGGCTGGCGTTAATCATACAGAAGGTGTTGTTTTAGGAGAAAATAAAGAAATAACCCAAGTTGGAGAATATGGTCCATATATACAATCAGAAAGATTAGATATATATAAAGATTATATACAACAATTATTAGACAATGGAAAAGCATACTATTGCTTCTGTTCAAAAGAAAGATTAGATGAAGTTAGAGAAAAGCAAAAAGAAGCTGGAGAAACTCCTAAATACGATGGAAACTGCAGAAACTTATCAAAAGAAGAAGTAGAAGCTAAATTAGCTGCTGGTGAAGAATATGTAATAAGATTAAAATTACCTGAAAATCATGTTATTAAATTCACTGACTTAGTAAGAGGAGAAACTGAATTTAATACTGATGAATTAGATGATCAAGTGTTAATAAAAACAGATGGATTCCCAACATATCACTTTGCAGTTGTAATAGATGATCATCTTATGAAAATAACACATGTTATAAGAGGAGAGGAATGGATATCATCTACTCCAAAGCATGTATACTTATATGAAGCATTTGGATGGGAAGCTCCTACATTTGTGCATCTTCCAAATATACTTAACAAAGAAAAGAAAAAGTTAAGTAAGAGACATGGAGATGTTGCAGTAGAAGACTTCAAGAAAAAAGGATACTTACCAGAAGGATTAGTTAACTACGTTGCACTAGTTGGATGGTCTCCAGATGATAACCAAGAGTTATTTACAATGAAAGAATTAGAAGAGCATTTTTCAATTGAAAGAGTATCTAAGAGTGGTGGAGTATTTGACACAGATAAGTTAAACTGGGTTAATCAACATTATATAAAAGATGCTTCAGATGAGTATATAACTGATTTAGCTATACCATTCTTAATAGAAGCTGGATATATAACTGAAGAAGATGCTAAAAATAGATATGACTTTGTAAAAGACATGGTATCTGTTGTTAAAGAAAAATTACAATATGTAAAAGAAGTAACAGAACATGTAAATATATTCTTTGGTGATAAGGTAGAATTAGAAACTGAAGAATGTAGAGAATTTTTAAAGCTTGAGCATATACCAACATTAATAAATGCACTAGAAGAAAAAATAGGTGCAGCAGAAGAAATAAATGAAGAAGCATTTAAAGCTATGTTAAAAGAAATTCAAAAAGAACATGGAATAAAAGGTAAAAACTTATTCATGGGAACAAGAATTATATTAACTGGTCAAATGCATGGACCAGATTTACCAAAAGCAGCAGCTGTTATAGGTAAAGATATGTGTCTAAATAGAATTAAATATGTAAAAGAAAATTTATTATAA
- a CDS encoding proline--tRNA ligase, translating into MKMSKMFMPTLREVPADAEITSHQLMMRAGMIKKMSSGVYNQLPMGIRVFKKIENIIREELNKKGCQEILCSALIPAELWQESGRWDVMGAEMFRLKDRNNRDYCLGPTHEEVFTDIIRQEITSYKQLPLNLYQIQTKYRDERRPRFGVMRTKSFTMKDAYSFDVDEAGLDKSYQDMYDAYTEIFRRCQLENSPVQADSGAIGGSTSAEFMVKSPVGEDEIVFCSGCDYAANIEKAHSVDDLKAKEEMRELEPVHTPGVTTIDQLCEFFNTTADTFAKTLIYEADGKIVVVLVRGDRDVNEIKVANAIGEVIEFDLAREEVVKELTNAEVGFAGPIGMKADYIFIDKEVAEQSNIGVGGNKTDYHIRNANFGRDFDGVVGDFRNVQEGDKCTCCGAKLEIARGVEVGHIFKLGTKYSETMGANFIDKDGKSKPIVMGCYGIGVERTAAAVIEQHNDENGIVWPLSIAPYHVVVVPVNIKKAEQIEAAEKIYNELLSMGVEVLLDDRDERVGVKFKDSELIGIPMRITVGKDITDGKVEFKLRKEAEKELITLEEIADKIKAEFIKNEVKLG; encoded by the coding sequence ATGAAAATGTCAAAGATGTTTATGCCTACTTTAAGAGAGGTTCCAGCAGATGCAGAAATAACTAGTCACCAATTGATGATGAGAGCTGGTATGATAAAGAAAATGTCATCAGGGGTATATAACCAGTTACCTATGGGAATAAGAGTTTTCAAAAAAATAGAAAATATAATAAGAGAAGAATTAAATAAAAAAGGATGTCAAGAAATATTATGTTCAGCATTAATCCCAGCTGAGTTATGGCAAGAATCTGGAAGATGGGATGTAATGGGAGCAGAAATGTTTAGATTAAAAGATAGAAACAATAGAGATTACTGCTTAGGGCCAACACATGAAGAAGTTTTTACAGATATAATAAGACAAGAAATTACATCATATAAACAATTACCTTTAAACTTATATCAAATACAAACTAAATATAGAGATGAAAGAAGACCAAGATTTGGAGTTATGAGAACTAAGTCTTTTACAATGAAAGATGCATACAGTTTTGATGTTGATGAAGCAGGTTTAGATAAATCATATCAAGATATGTATGATGCATATACAGAAATATTTAGAAGATGTCAGTTAGAAAATAGCCCAGTTCAAGCTGATTCAGGAGCTATAGGTGGTTCTACTTCAGCAGAATTTATGGTTAAATCTCCTGTTGGAGAAGATGAAATAGTATTCTGTAGTGGATGTGATTATGCAGCTAATATAGAAAAAGCTCATTCAGTAGATGATTTAAAAGCTAAAGAAGAAATGAGAGAATTAGAGCCAGTTCATACTCCAGGAGTAACTACTATAGATCAATTATGTGAGTTCTTTAATACTACAGCAGATACTTTTGCTAAGACTTTAATATATGAAGCTGATGGTAAAATAGTCGTTGTTTTAGTAAGAGGAGACAGAGATGTTAACGAAATTAAGGTGGCTAATGCTATAGGTGAAGTTATAGAATTCGATTTAGCAAGAGAAGAAGTTGTAAAAGAATTAACTAATGCAGAAGTAGGGTTTGCTGGACCTATAGGAATGAAAGCTGATTATATATTTATAGACAAAGAGGTTGCAGAACAAAGTAATATAGGTGTAGGTGGAAACAAAACTGATTACCACATAAGAAATGCTAACTTTGGAAGAGATTTTGATGGTGTAGTTGGAGATTTCAGAAATGTTCAAGAAGGCGACAAATGTACTTGTTGTGGAGCTAAACTTGAAATAGCTAGAGGGGTTGAAGTTGGTCATATATTCAAATTAGGAACTAAATATTCAGAAACTATGGGTGCAAATTTCATAGACAAAGATGGAAAGAGTAAACCAATTGTTATGGGATGTTATGGAATAGGAGTTGAAAGAACAGCTGCTGCTGTAATTGAACAACACAATGATGAAAATGGTATCGTATGGCCATTATCGATAGCTCCATATCACGTAGTAGTAGTTCCAGTTAATATTAAAAAAGCAGAGCAAATAGAAGCTGCTGAAAAAATATACAATGAGTTACTTTCTATGGGCGTAGAAGTATTATTAGACGATAGAGATGAGAGAGTAGGAGTTAAGTTTAAAGACTCTGAGTTAATAGGTATACCTATGAGAATCACAGTAGGTAAGGATATAACTGATGGCAAGGTAGAATTTAAATTAAGAAAAGAAGCTGAAAAAGAGTTAATAACTTTAGAAGAAATAGCTGATAAAATAAAAGCTGAATTTATAAAAAATGAGGTAAAATTAGGATAG
- a CDS encoding ATP-dependent Clp protease ATP-binding subunit: MYFDKFTKSAQSVIDSAIQSARDMGHQVVGTEHLLLGLGKVRDSTSCKILNQLGVDSEYLSQKIIDIYGIGINDNSDDIFLSPRSKDILDSAFLYADNFNKELVGTEHILLALSQESNSIAYKILEKKGVNKDKVTNVISEKIGIDISESKNRGGEEKKKDQPKIPTLQKYAINLNEYAKENKIDPLIGRDNEVERIIQILSRRSKNNPILIGDPGVGKTAIIGGLVNKIEKKEVPKYLFDKVVYNLDIGGMLAGAKYRGEFEERIKKVLEEVKLANDIILFIDEVHTIVGAGATGENSMDASNILKPVLSRGDIQIIGATTIDEYRKNIEKDIALERRLQPILIEEPTREETIKILNGLKEKYEKHHNVKITDEAIIAAVDLSSRYITDRYFPDKAVDIMDESASRIRMKKEKSQKVKNVVYSDIVAEVVGLWTGIPVNKLMKSECERLLNLENTLHQRVIGQDEAINAISKAIRRSRAGLKDPKRPIGSFLFLGPTGVGKTELCKALAEANFGDENQIIRIDMSEYMEKHSVSRLIGSPPGYIGYDDGGQLTEEIRRHPYSVVLFDEIEKGHEDVFNILLQILDEGRLTDSKGRTVDFKNTVIIMTSNIGATSIKKEKSLGFKPSCNEIEIEESSYKIMKDKIIQELKNKFRPEFINRVDDIVVFHKLSLENLYDIVKLMIKQLVDRLKSMNIDIDVQKDVIEFIAKEGLDLEYGARPLKRAIQKEIEDSLSYEILSGYINQGDNIIAKIKSDKVVFERKLKEI, encoded by the coding sequence GTGTATTTTGATAAGTTTACAAAGTCAGCACAAAGTGTCATAGATTCAGCTATTCAAAGTGCAAGAGATATGGGTCATCAAGTAGTTGGAACAGAGCATTTACTTCTTGGACTAGGAAAGGTAAGAGATAGCACTTCTTGCAAAATTTTAAACCAATTAGGGGTAGATAGTGAATACTTAAGTCAAAAAATTATTGATATATATGGAATAGGTATAAATGATAATAGTGATGACATATTTTTAAGTCCAAGAAGTAAGGATATATTAGATTCAGCATTTTTATATGCAGATAACTTTAATAAAGAACTTGTAGGTACAGAGCATATATTGCTTGCACTTTCTCAAGAAAGTAATAGTATTGCATATAAAATTTTAGAGAAAAAAGGAGTAAATAAGGATAAAGTAACTAATGTAATATCTGAAAAAATAGGTATAGATATTAGTGAGAGCAAAAATAGAGGAGGAGAAGAAAAGAAAAAAGATCAGCCCAAAATTCCTACTTTGCAAAAGTATGCAATAAATTTAAATGAATATGCTAAAGAAAATAAAATAGACCCTTTAATAGGAAGAGATAATGAAGTTGAGAGGATTATACAGATTTTAAGTAGAAGAAGTAAAAACAATCCTATATTAATTGGAGATCCAGGAGTTGGTAAAACTGCTATAATTGGAGGATTAGTAAATAAAATAGAGAAAAAAGAAGTGCCAAAATATTTATTTGATAAAGTTGTATATAACTTAGATATTGGAGGGATGTTAGCTGGAGCTAAGTATAGAGGAGAATTTGAAGAAAGGATAAAAAAAGTTTTAGAAGAAGTTAAGTTGGCTAATGACATAATATTATTTATAGATGAAGTTCATACTATTGTGGGAGCAGGAGCAACAGGTGAAAATTCAATGGATGCATCAAATATATTAAAACCAGTTTTATCAAGGGGGGATATACAGATAATAGGAGCAACTACCATTGATGAATATAGGAAAAATATAGAAAAGGATATAGCTTTAGAAAGAAGACTACAACCTATATTAATAGAAGAACCGACTAGAGAAGAAACTATAAAAATTTTAAATGGTTTAAAAGAAAAATATGAAAAACATCATAATGTAAAGATAACAGATGAAGCAATAATAGCAGCTGTTGATTTATCAAGTAGATATATAACAGATAGATATTTTCCTGATAAAGCTGTAGATATAATGGATGAATCAGCTTCTAGGATAAGAATGAAAAAAGAAAAATCACAAAAGGTAAAAAATGTAGTATATAGTGATATAGTTGCTGAAGTTGTAGGTCTTTGGACAGGTATACCTGTAAATAAACTTATGAAGTCAGAATGCGAAAGATTATTGAACTTAGAAAATACACTACATCAAAGGGTTATAGGTCAAGATGAAGCAATTAATGCAATTTCAAAAGCCATTAGAAGATCTAGGGCAGGGTTAAAAGATCCTAAAAGACCTATAGGATCATTTTTATTTTTGGGGCCAACAGGAGTTGGGAAAACTGAGCTATGTAAAGCTCTAGCAGAAGCAAACTTTGGAGATGAAAATCAGATAATTAGAATAGATATGTCAGAATACATGGAAAAACATTCTGTGTCTAGATTAATAGGATCTCCTCCAGGTTATATAGGTTATGATGATGGAGGTCAACTAACAGAAGAAATTAGAAGGCATCCATACTCTGTTGTTTTATTCGATGAAATAGAGAAAGGTCATGAAGATGTTTTTAATATATTACTACAAATATTAGATGAAGGTAGATTAACAGATTCAAAGGGAAGAACTGTAGATTTTAAAAATACTGTAATAATAATGACTTCTAATATAGGAGCTACATCAATAAAGAAAGAAAAGAGTTTAGGGTTTAAACCTAGTTGTAATGAAATTGAAATTGAAGAATCAAGTTATAAAATTATGAAAGACAAAATAATTCAAGAGTTAAAAAATAAATTCAGACCGGAGTTTATAAATAGAGTAGATGATATAGTTGTTTTTCATAAGTTAAGTTTAGAAAATTTATATGATATAGTTAAGTTAATGATAAAGCAATTAGTAGATAGATTAAAGTCTATGAATATAGATATAGATGTACAAAAAGATGTAATTGAATTTATAGCTAAAGAAGGATTAGACTTAGAATATGGAGCAAGACCTTTAAAAAGGGCTATACAAAAAGAGATAGAGGATTCTTTATCATATGAAATATTAAGTGGATATATAAATCAAGGTGATAATATTATTGCAAAAATTAAAAGCGATAAAGTAGTATTTGAAAGAAAACTAAAAGAAATATGA